A genomic region of Notamacropus eugenii isolate mMacEug1 chromosome 3, mMacEug1.pri_v2, whole genome shotgun sequence contains the following coding sequences:
- the NDUFA4 gene encoding cytochrome c oxidase subunit NDUFA4, which yields MGASPQRGGPALRQWRGQPLRRSCAPGSWGRACVRARAPQSRPVSSCSSLSAVTLGRERTNERTQPPSPAAAAMFRLMIRQAKRHPSLIPLFVFLGAGATGATLYVMRLALFNPDVSWDRKNNPEPWNKMSPTDQYKFYSVNVDYSKLKKEGPEF from the exons ATGGGGGCCTCGCCTCAGAGGGGAGGCCCAGCGCTCAGGCAGTGGAGGGGGCAGCCCCTGCGGAGGTCCTGCGCGCCGGGGTCCTGGGgccgtgcgtgcgtgcgtgcgcgcGCCCCGCAGAGCCGTCCTGTGTCCTCCTGCTCCTCACTCTCCGCGGTGACATTGGGCCGCGAGCGAACGAACGAGCGAACGCAGCCGCCGAGTCCCGCAGCCGCCGCCATGTTCCGCCTGATGATCAGGCAGGCCAAGAGGCACCCGAGC CTCATCCCCCTGTTCGTGTTCCTCGGCGCGGGGGCCACCGGGGCCACCCTCTACGTCATGCGCCTGGCGCTCTTCAACCCCGACGTCAG CTGGGACAGAAAGAACAACCCTGAGCCCTGGAACAAGATGAGCCCCACGGACCAGTACAAG TTCTACTCAGTGAACGTGGATTATAGCAAACTGAAGAAAGAAGGCCCAGAGTTCTAA